The sequence below is a genomic window from Lepus europaeus isolate LE1 chromosome 20, mLepTim1.pri, whole genome shotgun sequence.
cgggactcaaaccggcgcccatatgggatgcgggcactgcaggcagaggcttagcccactacaccgcaATGTGAGCCCCACGTggtgtctttttattattattattatatatttttaaattttttgacaggcagagttagacagtgagagagagagagacaaaggtcttcctttgccattggttcactctccaatggccactgtggccggcgcaccacgctgatccgaagccaggagccaggtgcttctcctggtctcccatgcgggtgcagggcccaagcacttgggccatcctccactgcactcccgggccacagcagagagctggcctggaagaggggcaaccaggacagaatccggcgccctgaccgggactagaacccgctgtgccggcgccgcaaggcagaggattagcctgttgagacgTGGTGTCTTAATGGCTGTGCCCAGTGCCTACCCTGTGGACAAGTCTTACAGAACAGGTGGATTTGAGCAAAGACTGACGGGTGTGGGGAAGAagccatgtggagacctggggaAGGGCGTTGCAGGCCAAGGGGACggccagtgcaaaggcccagaggtaGAAGCATGCCTGGTGTGTTGAAGGCACAGTGCCACATTTCAGTGAACGAGGGGAGAGTGGTAGGAAGTGAGACCAAACAGGgacgggcacaggggccctgccCACCACCGTGGATTGTGTACCTACTATGTGCAGGGTGCAGGCCAGCACGGAGCACCTACTCTGCACAACGCCTGGGCTGCCAGTGAATACACACCCATTACACACGGGGTGCTACACGAGGGTATTCAAGCGAAATTACAAAACAAGTtttcaggcaggcatttggccaagcCTCCCACATCCCACTGTACCTCGGTTCAACACCCTGCttcagctccttttttttttttttttttttaagattttatttatttgagaggtagagttacagacagtgagagggggagacagagagagaggtcgtccatcattggttcacccccccaaatggccacaatggctggggctgaactgatcaggagccaggagcttcttccaggtctcccatgcgggcgcaggggcccaagcacttgggccatcttctgctgctttcccaggccacagcagagagctggatgggaagtggagcagctcagggaGTCTAACCGGTGTCCCAGGCGGCAGctgaacccactatgccacagcgccggtccccaagCTGTACATTTTTAAGGGCATCATTTAGGGCTGAACTTTCGCACACCCAGGAACAAGCCCTTCTCAAGGGCTGGGGTTTTCAGGGCTGGGGTCTCATTCCTGGACTTGTCCCCGCAGATCCCAGCTCCGCAGAGTGATCAGAGGGAGGAAGTGGCGGAAGACACCAAAGACGAGGCCGAGGAAGGTGAGCGTGTGGGGGGAGTGGCTCGGGAATCCTGGGGGTCGCATCCAGAGGACCTGGGGATGCTCAGCGCTgaccacccctccccacagagaccAGCCAAGGCCCCGAAGACTCGTTCCTGGGGACACAGTCCCGGGGCCACTTCAGCCGCCAGCCCGTAAAGTACCCCCGGGGGGGCGTGCGGCCTGTCACCCACCAGCTGTCCAGCTTGGCGCTGGTGGCTTCCAAACTGTGCGAAGAGACCCCAGTGGCATCCACGAACCCAGGGAGTTTGCGGAGGCGGGGGCCCAGCCCCCTGCGCCGCACCCCGCTGCCCAAACATTTTGAGATCACTCAAGAGACCGCCCGGCTACTCTCCAAGTTGGACAGCGAGGCTGTGCCCAGGACCGCCGGCAGTGCCGACCCCCAGCCAGAGGAAGTCGAGGAGCATCTCTGACCACCCCTGGACCCTCTGGGGGGGGGCTTGGGACTGTGAAGATGGACCCATGTCTCGCGTGCCTGACCgccctcccccacacacctggGGCCAGAGCTCCACTTGGGGGGTTCCTATAAAGACAGCGTggcctgggggaggcccagaACCCTCCCAGCACACACAGGTCATTGCCAAAGCCTCAGGGCTGCTCCAGGTCACGGTCAGTATCCAGGGTCCACCCCGGACTCTGACCCTTTGGGTGCCTTTTGCTGCTTGGTGTGGGCACTGCCCCACCGCCGCCTGCCGACTGCACCGAGCCAAGCCACCCGCCAGTTCTTGGTGGGGGGCAGCCAGACCCCACAGCCCCCTGGTGCCCGGGATCTGGTAGTTTTTGAATAAACGTCGCCCTGTGTACACTGCGTGTGTGACTGCCAGAGGAGGGTGCTGGGGAGAGGCCGGCCAGGGCAAGCCTCCTTTGCCCCCGATTGAGCCGAGGGCccccccttttcctcctcctgcccacacaCCCCTGACCCACCTGTAGGCAAAAGGGGCCTGGGCACGCGGCTGAGTCACAGCAGCCCGGCCTTCCTGGAGCTGCGCGTCCCCAAACCGGTCCTGTGTAACCAAACGAGCAGGCACAGATAACCGGGACAATAGGGCCGCGTGTTGCACTCCGTGGGAGTCCTGGGCCGCcgcagggaggctgggggaggaagcCGCAGGCCAGGGCCATGCTGGGGGCAGCGCTGTCCCAAGGCGGAGAGCGGAGAGCGccggagggcgggggcggggggtctGCGGGGTGGGCGACCTGCGCTGGGGAAGCCCAGGCTGGGCGGGGGTCGCGGCGGTGGGAGCCGAGTCGGATCAGGGCGTGGCTTGCAGCTCGGCGGCCGATTGGACGCCAGGGAGAGGGCGGGGAAGGGCCGGcggcggggtgggagggggggttctggggcggggggcgcgggcctTGAGACCACCCGGGGTGGTCCCGGCGGGCTTTCTCCGTCGCTGAGAGAGTCAATCGCCAAAGTGCGGCCGCGTTCAAGGTGTGCGGGGGCCGGGGGTGAGGGTCCCGCGCCGGAAATGGCGGGGAGGAAATGAGGGGGCTGCGGTTCCGGGCGACCCAGCTTGGCTTGCAAGCGGGCGAGGCCGGGTTCCCTCCAGGTGGCGGGGCGGGGCTCCCCCaggtggcgggggcggggcctccgggcAAGGGGCGGGGCCTCCGGGCGGCCCCGCCTCCCGCGCGCCCTCCGCAGCCGAACGCGCCTCCGTTCCCGCCGCGGTCGCGGGGCCATGGACTCcgggcccaccccagcccccgaCCAGCGCACCCCGTCTGCAGCCTGACGCGCTGCCCAGGTGAGGCCCGCACCGGCTTGGGGCCGGGGAGGGCGCGGCACGTGTCCGCGGGGCCTGGGCgccgccccctctcccttccctcccccacccccagcctaggGGCTCCGGGCCGCTTCGCCCAGCGCCTTCTCCCCGGGCGCCCTCTTTGTCCCGGCGGCCTCCAGGGTCCTCCGTCCCTCCCGGAACGGCCCGATGCCCCGCCCGCTTCGGGCGCTCTGGCGCCTAAATCCTGCCGGCCCGAGGACTCCGGGGACCGCCTAGCCGCCGCCTCCCAAAGGGACCGCTCAGCTCCCGCAGGGTCCCGGCGAGGGACTTCACTTtgcgcgcgcgcgtgcgcgtgcacgcacacacagacacacacacacacgcgtttCCTGGTTTCTCCTCCCCGCACTTGACCCGGGCACCTCACCAGCTCACGCTGCGCACGCCCTagctcccctccaccccacccacccagccggGTCAAGCTGgcggcccacccccaccccccggggccgggccgggcctggacTGCAGATGCGTTTTTGTctgctttcctcctcctcctcctctccaggcTGCTGCTCGCTCCTTGTGTGGTTCCAAGGAGCTCCACTTGCACTGACCCCCCGACTCTGTGCCCCCCAGGTGGTCACCATGGGCCAGTGCTACTACAACGAGACTGTGGGCTTTTTCTACAATAATAGCGGCAAAGAGCTGAGCTCCCACTGGCGGCCCAAGGACGTGGTGGTGGTGGCGCTGGGGCTGACCGTGAGCGTGCTGGTGCTGCTGACCAACTTGCTGGTCATCGCGGCCATCGCCTCCAACCGCCGCTTCCACCAGCCCATTTACTACCTGCTGGGGAACCTGGCCGCCGCCGACCTCTTCTCCGGCGTGGCCTACCTCTTCCTCATGTTCCACACGGGGCCGCGCACAGCCCGGCTGTCACTGGAGGGCTGGTTCATGCGGCAGGGCCTCCTGGACACGAGCCTCACCGCCTCGGTGGCCACGCTGCTGGCCATCGCCGTGGAGCGTCACCGCAGCGTGATGGCCGTGCAGCTGCACAGCCGCATGCCGCGGGGCCGGGTGATCATGCTCATCGTGGGCGTGTGGCTGGCcgcgctggggctggggctgctgcccgCCCACTCGTGGCACTGCCTCTGCGCCCTGGACCGCTGCTCTCGCATGGCCCCCCTGCTCAGCCGCTCCTACCTGGCCGTCTGGGCCCTGTCCAGCCTGCTGGTCTTCCTGCTCATGGTGGCCGTCTACACCCACATCTTCTTCTACGTCCGGCGGAGGGTGCAGCGCATGTCGGAGCATGTCAGCTGTCACCCCCACTACCGAGAGACCACGCTAAGCCTGGTCAAGACGGTGGTCATCATCCTAGGTGAGTGAGGGCCTCTGCCTTCTGACCCCACTACACCCAGAGACCGTGAACTACACCTGATAAGGGCCGGGCGGGGGTGGGCGGTGATCCCTGGCGAGCTGTTATCTGGGCAGAGACTCGAGTGCTCCAGGGGGAGGAAAAGAATTCCAGGCAGACGGAACCGAAAGCAGATTGGCCAGCCTCGGAGGTCAAAGGTCGGGGACTGGAGTCACGTTTTGTTCTGAGTTCTATTAGAAGCCCTTAGAAAGCTTTGTTTttgcatctaaaaaaaaaaaaaaaaaaaagatgtatctatttggaagagttacagagagagggggagagatagctatcatccgctggttcactccccagatggctgcaacagccagggctgggcctcccaggtgggtgcaggggcccaagcgcttggggccgtcctccgctgctttccggGGCCATTAGtggaagctggagcagctgggactcgaaccatcgccCAGATGGGTGCCGGCAtcgcagtcagtggctttacctgctgtgccacaatgccgaccccaactattttttttcctttttaagttatttatagGGCTGCTGTTGGCTGGCactggggctcactaggctaatcctccgcctgcggcgctggcaccccgggttctagtcccagttggggcgccggactctgctgaggcccgggaaggcagtggaggatggcccaggtgtttgggccccgcacccgcatgggagaccaggagaagcacctggctcctggcttcggatcagctcagcgcgctggccatagcagccatttggggggtgaaccaacagaaggaagacctttctctctgtctctctctctctcactgtctaactctgcctgtcaagaaaaaaaaaaaaaaatagggctgctgttgtggcatagagggtaaagctgttgcctgagagacccagaggcagctcctggctcctggctcctggctcctggctttggaccggcccagctctggctgtttcagtcatttggggagtgaaccagtggatggaagagctgtctccctctctctgtaactctgcctttcaatcaatctttttttttttttaaagagttatttatttgaaaagcctagtgccagagagagaggagagagatcttccatccactggttcactccccaaatggccacaatagccagggctgtgccgtgataaaggcaggagccaggaattccattatatctcctgcatggatggtagaggcccaggtgtttgggccatcacctgtctACCTttccaggcacgtgagcaggaagctggattagaagcagagcagccggtcTCAAaccggtactctgatatgggttgctggtgtcgccagccatggcttaacctgggatgccacaacactggtccccttAAGGAGTCCTTAGCATGGAGTCACGTGGTCACATTGGCTGTTGGTGTAAAATGGTCTGGGCAGGGGAGGTAGCCAGGATCCACCCCGTAGCCATGAGGACACACTCCActtcccccagagtcaggcttGATTCTACTCACAGTGCCCTGTCCATCGCTGAACGACCTGCCTGCCCCATAGTGCCGTCACGTCCCTCATTGAAACACCCagggccaggccggcgccgcggctcactaggctaatcctccgccttgcggcgccggcacaccgggttctagtcccggtcggggcaccgatcctgtcccggttgcccctcttccaggccagctctctgctgtggcccgggagtgcagtggaggatggcccaagtgcttgggccctgcaccccatgggagaccaggagaagcacctggctcctgccatcggatcagtgcggtgcgccggccgcagcgcgctaccgcggcggccattggagggtgaaccaacggcaaagaaaggtCTCCTGCACTGgcggtgtggcatagcaggttaagccacctgcaacaccggcatcccgtatgagcaccagttcaaatcccagctgctctgcttccaatccggctccttgctttgtgcctgagaaagcaatgacgATGACCCaagatgcttcactccccagatggccgcaacggccggagctgcgccgatccgaagccaggagccaggagcttcctctgggtctcccatgtgggtgcaggggccccaggacttgggccatcttctactgctttcctaggccatagcagagcgctggattggaagtggagca
It includes:
- the LPAR2 gene encoding lysophosphatidic acid receptor 2; this encodes MGQCYYNETVGFFYNNSGKELSSHWRPKDVVVVALGLTVSVLVLLTNLLVIAAIASNRRFHQPIYYLLGNLAAADLFSGVAYLFLMFHTGPRTARLSLEGWFMRQGLLDTSLTASVATLLAIAVERHRSVMAVQLHSRMPRGRVIMLIVGVWLAALGLGLLPAHSWHCLCALDRCSRMAPLLSRSYLAVWALSSLLVFLLMVAVYTHIFFYVRRRVQRMSEHVSCHPHYRETTLSLVKTVVIILGAFVICWTPGQVVLLLDGLDCKSCNVLAVEKFFLLLAEANSLVNAAVYSCRDAEMRRTFRHLLCCVCLRRASRESAGSCASSPRTGASTRIMLPENGHSLMDSTL